DNA from Plasmodium gaboni strain SY75 chromosome Unknown, whole genome shotgun sequence:
GATAAAACATAGTGGAAActataaaaaagaaaatgatatgACATCAATTggtgataatataaataaagaaataaaaaattactttgataaaaattatttcgataaaaattattttgataaaaattactttgataaaaattattttgataaaaattatttcgataaaaattattttgatattGATGAGTATTgtaatttaaataatgcttataaaaagaaatcTAAAAgtgttaaaaaaaatatagatgTAGACATATTATCCTCTGAcacaaataatataaaaagaaaaaataaaatccAAGATAgtgatgaaaataaagacGACCAAAAAAAGgatttatttaataaaagCAATGATatggaatatatattaatagaTGATAATAAGGAGG
Protein-coding regions in this window:
- a CDS encoding hypothetical protein (conserved Plasmodium protein, unknown function) encodes the protein IKHSGNYKKENDMTSIGDNINKEIKNYFDKNYFDKNYFDKNYFDKNYFDKNYFDKNYFDIDEYCNLNNAYKKKSKSVKKNIDVDILSSDTNNIKRKNKIQDSDENKDDQKKDLFNKSNDMEYILIDDNKEVQIVNTKNDKKYINQNSMKDGHCEKKSKKTNNTNNTNNNNNNNIYDDNSLLRKTKKSKSKNKLIHSNMHVDTNSKDDHFNRTGIRSSEKDMIRNNNIYSK